In Panacibacter ginsenosidivorans, the following proteins share a genomic window:
- a CDS encoding single-stranded DNA-binding protein, with translation MKTQNKIQLIGYVGKDPVISTASNGSKLARMRIATDRFFKDENNKPVKQTAWHNILAWEKKADFAENNFLKGSHILIEGRIRYRNYKDKNGEPRHIAEIIAEMLMNLDR, from the coding sequence ATGAAAACGCAAAACAAAATTCAATTGATCGGCTATGTTGGGAAAGACCCGGTTATCAGCACCGCAAGTAACGGCAGTAAACTTGCACGGATGCGCATAGCGACAGACAGGTTCTTTAAAGATGAAAACAACAAGCCTGTAAAACAAACCGCCTGGCACAATATCCTTGCGTGGGAGAAAAAAGCAGACTTCGCAGAGAATAATTTTTTGAAAGGCAGTCACATTCTCATAGAAGGACGCATCAGGTACCGCAACTACAAGGATAAAAATGGCGAACCACGTCATATCGCCGAAATAATCGCAGAAATGCTCATGAATCTTGACCGGTAA